One segment of Rhipicephalus sanguineus isolate Rsan-2018 chromosome 6, BIME_Rsan_1.4, whole genome shotgun sequence DNA contains the following:
- the LOC119396585 gene encoding uncharacterized protein LOC119396585 isoform X1 produces MKPGTSCVALGILTVALFLTETTGVPTEPSVATSEPCPTPLCSGPKCRGTKLGPNGCQVCDCDGPEQCPVVQCAPGCIAEESAPEGRCPTCVCNAAPTYSNRAVDVPCFTPLLREALRRLAEVEEQLHQLRHLTQENGMRLHRLLPPVEHQPHQHPHHHQPHPHHQPHHPAPPHAGNPEAPPSPAAPAGGDAKHANSTA; encoded by the exons ATGAAGCCCGGGACAAGCTGTGTCGCCCTGGGCATCCTCACCGTGGCGCTGTTCCTCACAGAGACGACAG GTGTTCCGACCGAGCCATCGGTGGCGACGTCCGAGCCCTGTCCGACACCGCTCTGCTCAGGACCCAAGTGCCGTGGCACCAAGTTGGGCCCGAACGGCTGCCAAGTGTGCGACTGTGACGGGCCAGAGCAGTGTCCCGTGGTGCAGTGCGCTCCAGGATGCATAGCCGAAGAGTCCGCACCGGAAGGGCGATGTCCCACCTGCGTCTGCAATG CAGCGCCGACGTACAGCAACCGCGCGGTCGACGTGCCCTGCTTCACGCCCCTTCTGCGGGAGGCCCTGCGACGACTGGCCGAAGTTGAGGAGCAACTTCACCAGTTGCGACACCTGACCCAGGAGAACGGGATGAGGCTGCACAGACTGTTGCCTCCCGTCGAGCACCAGCCCCACCAGCATCCGCACCACCACCAACCGCACCCGCATCACCAGCCGCATCACCCGGCGCCACCGCACGCCGGTAACCCGGAAGCCCCGCCCTCGCCCGCAGCGCCAGCTGgtggtgatgcgaagcatgcgaacAGCACCGCTTGA
- the LOC119396585 gene encoding uncharacterized protein LOC119396585 isoform X2: MKPGTSCVALGILTVALFLTETTGVPTEPSVATSEPCPTPLCSGPKCRGTKLGPNGCQVCDCDGPEQCPVVQCAPGCIAEESAPEGRCPTCVCNAPTYSNRAVDVPCFTPLLREALRRLAEVEEQLHQLRHLTQENGMRLHRLLPPVEHQPHQHPHHHQPHPHHQPHHPAPPHAGNPEAPPSPAAPAGGDAKHANSTA; the protein is encoded by the exons ATGAAGCCCGGGACAAGCTGTGTCGCCCTGGGCATCCTCACCGTGGCGCTGTTCCTCACAGAGACGACAG GTGTTCCGACCGAGCCATCGGTGGCGACGTCCGAGCCCTGTCCGACACCGCTCTGCTCAGGACCCAAGTGCCGTGGCACCAAGTTGGGCCCGAACGGCTGCCAAGTGTGCGACTGTGACGGGCCAGAGCAGTGTCCCGTGGTGCAGTGCGCTCCAGGATGCATAGCCGAAGAGTCCGCACCGGAAGGGCGATGTCCCACCTGCGTCTGCAATG CGCCGACGTACAGCAACCGCGCGGTCGACGTGCCCTGCTTCACGCCCCTTCTGCGGGAGGCCCTGCGACGACTGGCCGAAGTTGAGGAGCAACTTCACCAGTTGCGACACCTGACCCAGGAGAACGGGATGAGGCTGCACAGACTGTTGCCTCCCGTCGAGCACCAGCCCCACCAGCATCCGCACCACCACCAACCGCACCCGCATCACCAGCCGCATCACCCGGCGCCACCGCACGCCGGTAACCCGGAAGCCCCGCCCTCGCCCGCAGCGCCAGCTGgtggtgatgcgaagcatgcgaacAGCACCGCTTGA